GTACCAGTTGGGGTATTAAAGCTGACGCTGCGCGATATGTTTTCGGTTAATTTCTGGGCAAATGCATTCCCAGTTAGCCCGCTGTACGTGAGTACCGCCAGACTAAGTAACATCTTTTTCATAGGACTAATGGATTAAATAAGTACGTTGATGGTTTGTTTTACTTTGGTCTGCACGGCCTGATTTAAATCTTTTTTGCGCAAAAGTTTTTGCAGTTCACCCACCGATTTTTTCTCCTGTAAGCTTAGCATAATATCGGCGAGGGCAATTTGCACCAGCGGCGAATCTTGCTGGCTGATGGCGGCAATTAAGCCTTCGCGTACGGCGGGGTTGCTGGCGTGCTGGTACAAAGCTTCGATGGTGGCTAAGCGTACGTTCACGTTCGGGTCGTTATTTAAGGTTTGCAGCAAAGCCCGGATTACTTTCGCATCAGCCGTTTCCAAATCGCTGGTCAGGTTCACGGCTTTCAGGCGCTCCGTGGCCGATGATTGTTTAAGTAAGGTCAGCATCATTACTTCGCGCATGTTCTGTACCTCGCCGGTTAAGTGGCTCAGCTCTTTTTCGTAAGTTTTAGCGGGCGTCATCCGGAACCCAATGCCTATGCCAATCGCCAGTATTATTACCCCGAAAACCATTTGCCCGAACACTTGCGGTACGCTCCACTGTGCCAGCCAGCTCCCGAAAAAACCGCCTTTAGGGCTTTTCTGCGGATGTGCTTTTTTATAATCTGCCAGCATTTCCTGAAAATCAGCTTTCATGAAGGGGCTGGGGGCCAGCGTTGGTATATCGCCCAGCTGGCAATACAAATTTTTAAATTCCTGTATTTCGGAAGCTTTAATATGACCTTGTTCCAGGTAATCCTGCAATTCCGCTTCCTGCTGCAGGGTTAAAGTGCCCTCCAGGTGACCGGTTACTAAATCTATGTACTTCTCATCCATCATATCTCTTGCCGCTCTAATTGGGTATAAATATTTTTTAAATCCTGCATCGCCCGAAATACTTTTACTTTAACGGCTGCCTCGGAGCAGCACAGTATCTCGGCAATTTCTTTGTATTTTAAATCCTGGTACCGGCTCAAAATCAACACTTCTTTTTTATCGTGACTTAGCTGGTTCAGGGCTTTTTGTAGTAATTGTATTTCCTCGTCTTTTTTGGTTTGCTCTTCTATATTGTATGAGTTGTGCAAACTGTTTTCTACCGTAGTAAAATCATCCGAAAAACCTAAACGACTGTCTTTGCGGTAATGGTCGGCGTATACGTTGCGGGCTAAGTGGTACATCCAGGTGGTAAATTTACCGTCGCCGGTAAACGTGTGTTTGTACTTCAGCATCCGCATAAAAACGTTCTGCACTAAATCTTCGCTCACCATTTTGCTCGACGTAAACCGGTAAAAAAAGCTGTACAGCACCCGGTGGTACCGGTCAAACAGCAATCCCAGGCGGTCTACGTCTCCGGATTTTACTTTCAGCATTAAAGCGTTATCGGCAAGTGCGTCCAAGCGAAACAGCGTTTTGTTTTTCAGATTCGGAAAGGGAAACTGCGGGTTTGGTGAATGGTTACAAAATATTTTTAAAATTTACCCCTCCGCCTCCGGCACCTCCCCTAAAAACAGGGGAGGAGATGCGGTAGTTGTGGTATAACTAGCTTTATTACTAAATTGCTATCAATTTAATTTATAATTATCAGTTGTTTAGGTTCATTTGATACGGTGTTAAGTTAACAAAAGAAAAAAACTAATTGATTGATTTGCTCTGGCATAAAACTTTCTAGAAAGATTTAAAAAATTTTGAAAATATGCGGCAAGGGCAAATTCATTCGGTTGATTATTTATTGGAAAACAGGAGACAGTTGCGGCAAAATTTAACTTCGGCAGAAGCTAGGTTATGGCAAGCTTTGCGGGGGAGTAAATTGGCAGGTAGGAAATTTCGTCGACAACATAGTATCGAAGATTACATTGTCGATTTTTATTGTCCGACGGAAAAGTTAATTATTGAATTAGATGGGTTAATGCATAATCAAACAAGCATCAACTTAAACGACCAGGAACGAGACGCCCGGTTAAAGCAACTGGAGTTTATTGTTTTGAGGTTTGACAACTCTGCTATAATAAAAGACTTAGGAAAAGTGTTGGCTACTATATCGTGTCATTTTCGAAAGGTGTAAACACTTGCCTACTTTAATCAGCAAATAAGATTCTTCAGTTTCTGTTGTGCTTAGAGTTAGTGAAACGCTCTAAGTACATTTTGTGCGGCCAATCTCTGATTGGCATGTAAGCTCTAGTAAACGCCAATCACCTTGGTTATGCGTAGAGACCGCTTACGCGGTCTCTACGCATAACCAAGGTGATTGGCTAGCTATAAATGCGAAAAAGGCATGGAAGTAAATCCGCGCCATAGTAGGTGGAACTCTCCGCCAAACCAATGAAAATTTTAAAAAAATTTAAGTTTTTGCGTCATTTTGCAACGCACGTACTACAAAGCAAAAGCAGCATCTCCTCCCTTGTTTTTAGGGTAGGTCCCGAAGGGGGAGGGGTTCAAAAATTCCGTATACCACTTACCCGAAGCCTTTACTATCCGTTGCTGGGTTTCAAAATCGACATACACCAG
The sequence above is a segment of the Adhaeribacter swui genome. Coding sequences within it:
- a CDS encoding HEAT repeat domain-containing protein, translated to MMDEKYIDLVTGHLEGTLTLQQEAELQDYLEQGHIKASEIQEFKNLYCQLGDIPTLAPSPFMKADFQEMLADYKKAHPQKSPKGGFFGSWLAQWSVPQVFGQMVFGVIILAIGIGIGFRMTPAKTYEKELSHLTGEVQNMREVMMLTLLKQSSATERLKAVNLTSDLETADAKVIRALLQTLNNDPNVNVRLATIEALYQHASNPAVREGLIAAISQQDSPLVQIALADIMLSLQEKKSVGELQKLLRKKDLNQAVQTKVKQTINVLI
- a CDS encoding RNA polymerase sigma factor yields the protein MDALADNALMLKVKSGDVDRLGLLFDRYHRVLYSFFYRFTSSKMVSEDLVQNVFMRMLKYKHTFTGDGKFTTWMYHLARNVYADHYRKDSRLGFSDDFTTVENSLHNSYNIEEQTKKDEEIQLLQKALNQLSHDKKEVLILSRYQDLKYKEIAEILCCSEAAVKVKVFRAMQDLKNIYTQLERQEI
- a CDS encoding endonuclease domain-containing protein, which produces MRQGQIHSVDYLLENRRQLRQNLTSAEARLWQALRGSKLAGRKFRRQHSIEDYIVDFYCPTEKLIIELDGLMHNQTSINLNDQERDARLKQLEFIVLRFDNSAIIKDLGKVLATISCHFRKV